One part of the Cellulosilyticum sp. I15G10I2 genome encodes these proteins:
- a CDS encoding carbohydrate ABC transporter permease: MENHRSKCLPQTIALHIILTLIVIITLAPLIIVLSSSLRSTSNMASPLILFNEFTLESYKVAFLRMNFPVAFMNSVLVTFGSVAVVVMITAMAAYPLARIKSKTAKFLYYFFIAGLIIPAQMVIVPIAQMFNTLGIPNTRFTPMIMFITCSIPFSSFLYTGFMKGIPVEIEEAAYLDGAGLARRFFQIVFPLLKPATISVIITQGIWIWNDYFFPLIFISRSSQNSLPVAMLSFLGDRENPTQWNVLFAACILCAIPLIIVFSLLQKQFVSGVAAGAVKG; the protein is encoded by the coding sequence ATGGAAAATCATCGATCTAAATGCTTGCCACAGACCATTGCATTACATATTATACTAACGCTTATTGTTATTATAACACTGGCGCCGCTTATCATCGTATTATCAAGTTCACTACGCTCTACCTCTAACATGGCCTCACCACTTATTCTTTTTAATGAGTTTACACTTGAGAGTTATAAGGTAGCTTTTTTAAGAATGAACTTCCCGGTGGCTTTTATGAACAGTGTTTTAGTCACATTTGGTTCAGTAGCAGTAGTTGTGATGATTACTGCTATGGCAGCTTATCCATTGGCGAGAATAAAAAGCAAAACAGCTAAGTTTTTATATTACTTCTTTATAGCAGGACTCATTATTCCAGCACAGATGGTTATTGTACCTATTGCACAGATGTTTAATACTCTAGGTATTCCAAATACAAGATTTACACCGATGATTATGTTTATTACCTGCAGTATACCGTTTTCAAGTTTTCTTTACACAGGCTTTATGAAGGGTATCCCAGTAGAGATTGAAGAAGCAGCTTATTTGGATGGGGCAGGCCTTGCAAGACGATTCTTTCAGATTGTATTTCCGCTTTTAAAGCCGGCAACAATATCCGTTATTATTACGCAAGGTATATGGATTTGGAATGACTATTTCTTCCCCTTGATTTTCATTTCAAGAAGTTCTCAAAACTCTTTGCCTGTAGCGATGCTCAGCTTCTTAGGAGATCGAGAAAACCCAACACAGTGGAATGTGCTTTTTGCAGCCTGTATTTTGTGTGCGATACCACTCATTATTGTATTTTCATTGCTGCAAAAACAATTTGTCAGTGGGGTAGCAGCAGGCGCTGTCAAAGGTTAA
- a CDS encoding alpha-L-rhamnosidase-related protein, with the protein MAQHISSIADFKMEVNQSFVDKGVELEPKFIETKSEPIQLVELEKDRDNNWMLSKHSSFELKQTESLGKGEAVCFDFGNHQVGYVSFKIKPIGSPPDAPAHLRIKFGETLCEIGEDSKDYEGWLSSSWIQEEFMHIDVLPAVINMPRRYAFRYMEIKVLDTSPKYQLIFEEIRCRTVSSADMSNVAPLSSNVDEDLIKMDRVALKTLHDCMQSVFEDGPKRDRRLWIGDLRLQASANYFTFKNYDLVKRCLYLFAGLTQNEGRVGACLFIEPHMLVDDTALLDYSLFFISCLHDYYEATRDRAILEELWPVAYKQAVLSLRELDEAGVVKDREGFWAFIDWHKDLNKQGAVQGVLIYTLKQASKMAEELGCLEEVQLLDTYIKQASKGTLQKLWDEEQGFFISGKDRQISWATQVWMVLADVLEQQENEALLDRLFEKNPKINMVTPYMNHHLVEALILNGRKEKALEIMKSYWGEMIKDGADCFWELYNPEDKKESPYGSNIINSYCHAWSCTPTYFIRKYFI; encoded by the coding sequence ATGGCACAGCATATAAGCAGCATAGCGGATTTTAAAATGGAAGTAAATCAATCTTTTGTGGATAAAGGGGTTGAACTGGAACCCAAGTTTATTGAAACAAAGTCAGAACCTATACAGTTAGTTGAGTTGGAAAAGGACAGGGATAATAATTGGATGCTGTCAAAGCACAGCTCTTTTGAGTTAAAACAAACAGAAAGTTTAGGTAAAGGCGAGGCTGTCTGCTTTGATTTTGGCAATCATCAGGTTGGCTATGTATCTTTTAAAATTAAACCTATAGGAAGTCCGCCCGATGCGCCGGCACATTTAAGAATTAAGTTTGGCGAGACCTTATGTGAGATAGGCGAAGACTCTAAGGACTACGAGGGGTGGTTAAGCAGCAGCTGGATTCAGGAGGAGTTTATGCATATCGATGTTCTGCCAGCAGTTATTAATATGCCCAGAAGATATGCTTTCAGATATATGGAAATCAAGGTGCTAGATACTTCACCTAAGTATCAATTGATTTTTGAAGAGATAAGGTGCAGAACAGTTTCATCAGCTGATATGAGCAATGTAGCACCACTTAGTTCTAACGTTGATGAGGATTTAATCAAGATGGACCGAGTGGCGCTTAAAACGTTACATGACTGCATGCAGAGTGTATTTGAAGACGGACCTAAAAGAGACAGGCGATTATGGATTGGCGATTTAAGACTGCAGGCATCAGCTAATTACTTTACGTTTAAAAACTATGATCTCGTTAAACGCTGTTTATACTTGTTTGCAGGGCTTACGCAGAATGAAGGAAGAGTGGGCGCTTGTCTTTTTATTGAGCCTCACATGCTAGTAGATGATACAGCACTTTTGGATTATTCGTTATTTTTTATTTCCTGCCTCCATGATTATTATGAGGCAACAAGAGATAGGGCAATCCTTGAAGAATTGTGGCCTGTAGCATATAAACAAGCTGTGCTTTCTTTAAGAGAACTGGATGAAGCCGGTGTTGTTAAAGATAGAGAGGGTTTTTGGGCATTTATTGACTGGCATAAGGATCTCAATAAACAAGGGGCTGTGCAAGGCGTTCTTATTTATACTTTAAAGCAAGCTAGTAAGATGGCAGAAGAACTTGGGTGCTTAGAAGAAGTTCAGTTATTGGATACTTATATTAAGCAGGCTTCTAAAGGAACACTGCAAAAACTTTGGGACGAGGAGCAGGGATTTTTTATAAGTGGTAAGGACAGACAGATTTCTTGGGCAACACAAGTGTGGATGGTGCTTGCAGATGTGCTGGAGCAGCAAGAAAATGAGGCACTGTTAGATCGTCTGTTTGAGAAAAATCCAAAGATCAATATGGTTACGCCTTATATGAATCACCATTTAGTAGAAGCACTTATTCTAAATGGGCGCAAAGAAAAAGCTTTAGAAATCATGAAATCTTACTGGGGAGAAATGATAAAAGATGGGGCAGATTGTTTCTGGGAATTATACAATCCGGAAGATAAAAAGGAGTCACCATATGGCTCAAACATTATTAATAGTTACTGCCATGCTTGGAGCTGTACGCCAACATATTTTATCAGAAAATATTTTATATAG
- a CDS encoding carbohydrate ABC transporter permease: MKYKSLIMPKKMYWFVVPALILFLTFWIIPIFSLFRYSITNFNGINPNYDIVGLKNFETLYKQGILFNSIKNTLIYAAILVVFGNVTALTLAMALNVKLKGKSFYRSAIYIPTLFSAIVVGFIWSYVYMPDKGMISSMMHVIGLDGSKLNILGNFKTALYGISVVDIWKNVGSTMIIYLAGLQMVDESLLEAGKIDGCNEWQLIRLVKLPLISASITINVVLGVINGLKAFDYAFIMTNGGPGTSTNTLMFTIYKIAFTEQQFGKASAFSVAAFLVIIVITVAMLIFMNKKEVEL; encoded by the coding sequence ATGAAATATAAATCACTTATTATGCCTAAAAAAATGTATTGGTTTGTTGTTCCAGCATTAATTTTATTCCTAACTTTTTGGATAATCCCTATTTTTAGTTTGTTTCGCTACAGCATAACAAATTTTAATGGGATTAATCCAAACTATGACATTGTAGGTTTAAAGAATTTTGAAACCCTTTATAAACAGGGCATTTTATTTAATTCAATAAAAAATACATTGATTTATGCAGCCATATTAGTTGTATTTGGCAATGTCACTGCATTGACACTAGCAATGGCACTGAATGTAAAGCTTAAAGGAAAAAGTTTTTACCGTTCTGCAATCTATATTCCTACACTTTTCAGTGCCATTGTTGTAGGATTTATTTGGTCCTATGTGTATATGCCGGACAAAGGGATGATTAGTTCTATGATGCATGTAATCGGGCTAGATGGATCAAAGCTTAATATCTTAGGGAATTTTAAGACAGCACTATACGGCATTAGTGTTGTAGATATTTGGAAGAATGTTGGTTCAACAATGATTATTTATTTAGCAGGACTTCAAATGGTAGATGAAAGTTTGCTTGAAGCAGGCAAAATTGATGGATGTAATGAATGGCAATTGATTAGACTGGTCAAATTACCACTTATTTCAGCCTCCATTACAATCAATGTGGTTTTAGGTGTTATCAATGGACTTAAAGCTTTTGACTATGCTTTTATTATGACAAATGGCGGGCCAGGTACATCTACCAATACGCTTATGTTTACGATTTATAAAATTGCTTTTACTGAGCAGCAGTTTGGCAAAGCAAGTGCATTCAGTGTAGCGGCATTTTTAGTCATTATTGTAATCACTGTTGCAATGCTTATCTTTATGAACAAGAAGGAGGTAGAACTTTAA
- a CDS encoding ABC transporter substrate-binding protein produces MKLKKAAALTLAGLMVTSVMAGCGSNTNKSVEGNTPSSTTDSKQGSEQTDKDITITMMMSGTKSTEGEDFEIDTLPRLIKEKFPNITLEVVKLPDDQYYTTLKTKLATGEAPDLMLAQPRMAGANAVYTLAESGYLLDISELNMLSKLGGVADMTYEGKTYAVPQGVTFLGTYYNKDVFEEHGLEVPTNWDEFLKVCETLKQAGITPIVMGDKDSYVMQFGLYQLAASRIYPKNPEFDNQLGDGTTKFTNGEWEEVLEMYAKLYQKGYIGENSLGVGAAQGIQKFIDGEAAMTFDGTFNATALTAKGAADFERGLFPLPGNKAGEEVYVAGASGAGFGIYANTKYPEECKAILEYWYDGQSDLYKAWEATGRFISNYEGASLNNPLFADMMAVYETGRAFYWCNQGWPAGVETEMQVKLSELIAGLNTTPADIAAAMQIKFEELYTK; encoded by the coding sequence ATGAAATTAAAAAAAGCAGCAGCTTTGACACTTGCAGGACTTATGGTGACATCTGTGATGGCAGGATGTGGCAGCAACACTAATAAAAGTGTAGAGGGAAATACACCAAGCAGTACAACAGATAGCAAACAAGGTAGTGAACAAACAGATAAAGACATTACGATTACAATGATGATGTCAGGTACGAAGTCAACAGAAGGTGAAGATTTTGAAATCGACACGTTGCCAAGGCTTATTAAAGAGAAATTCCCAAATATTACTTTAGAAGTTGTAAAACTACCAGATGATCAATACTATACAACGCTCAAGACAAAGCTAGCAACAGGAGAAGCACCGGATTTAATGCTTGCACAGCCTAGAATGGCAGGTGCTAACGCAGTTTATACGCTGGCAGAATCAGGATATTTACTAGATATATCCGAGCTAAACATGCTTTCTAAACTGGGTGGCGTGGCAGATATGACCTATGAGGGTAAAACCTACGCTGTACCACAAGGGGTAACTTTCCTCGGAACTTACTATAATAAAGATGTTTTTGAAGAGCACGGATTAGAAGTTCCAACCAACTGGGATGAGTTTTTAAAGGTATGTGAAACGCTTAAACAAGCAGGTATTACTCCAATTGTTATGGGAGATAAAGATTCCTATGTGATGCAGTTTGGACTTTATCAGTTGGCAGCAAGCAGAATCTATCCCAAAAATCCAGAGTTTGATAATCAGCTCGGAGATGGTACGACAAAATTCACAAATGGTGAGTGGGAAGAAGTACTTGAAATGTATGCAAAACTCTACCAAAAAGGTTATATTGGAGAAAATTCGCTAGGTGTAGGAGCAGCCCAAGGTATTCAGAAGTTTATTGATGGAGAAGCTGCTATGACCTTTGATGGCACATTTAATGCAACTGCACTTACAGCAAAAGGTGCTGCAGATTTTGAAAGAGGATTATTCCCGCTTCCAGGCAATAAAGCTGGAGAAGAGGTTTACGTAGCAGGAGCATCCGGGGCAGGTTTTGGGATCTATGCGAATACAAAGTACCCAGAAGAATGTAAAGCTATTTTAGAATATTGGTATGACGGACAGTCAGATCTTTATAAAGCCTGGGAAGCAACAGGCCGATTTATTTCTAACTATGAAGGGGCTTCGCTTAATAATCCGTTATTTGCAGATATGATGGCAGTTTATGAGACTGGAAGAGCATTCTACTGGTGCAATCAAGGATGGCCAGCAGGTGTTGAAACTGAGATGCAGGTTAAACTTAGCGAGCTTATAGCAGGCCTTAATACGACGCCAGCAGATATCGCGGCGGCTATGCAGATAAAATTTGAAGAACTTTATACGAAATAA